Proteins encoded in a region of the Methanofollis tationis genome:
- a CDS encoding RNA-guided endonuclease TnpB family protein, whose amino-acid sequence MLTTKTIILKMDCSDPDPLDQTVQTYTDGMNYVSAVVYNLGKPKGSAALQKIVYSALREEIGLKSQMSCNVVRQVTGTYRTLQEQVRAKKTVWQQIMYAPTSMTFSFGRDFSLDGDEIGLTTLEGRRRYRFFRYPHMEQYLDGTWKFGASKLVKHHDGTYYFHLCCERETETREVTKSSTFMGVDIGQNFLAVASTTDRKCRFFCGGKAKDLRNIYSTMRKRLQSKGTRSAKRMLKHLSGRERRLMTDMNHRVSKEIVSFAVQNNVDVIGLEDLSGIRDRTQTSKKQRYTHHSWAFFELQTFIEYKAREKGISTIYLDPAYTSQTCPRCNHISKNNRNGRSFVCECCGHSLHADLIGAQNIESRARTYRYTLEVQGCGQPPIRELSIR is encoded by the coding sequence GTGCTCACCACAAAGACGATCATCCTCAAGATGGACTGCTCTGACCCTGATCCCCTTGATCAGACGGTGCAGACCTACACTGATGGGATGAACTACGTCTCTGCGGTCGTGTACAATCTCGGGAAACCGAAGGGTTCTGCCGCCCTCCAGAAGATCGTCTATTCCGCTCTCCGGGAAGAGATCGGCCTCAAGTCCCAGATGTCCTGCAATGTCGTCAGGCAGGTCACGGGAACCTACCGGACACTTCAGGAGCAGGTCAGGGCGAAAAAGACGGTGTGGCAACAGATCATGTACGCTCCCACCTCCATGACCTTCTCCTTCGGGCGGGACTTCTCCCTCGACGGAGACGAGATCGGCCTTACAACTCTCGAAGGCCGGAGAAGGTATCGGTTCTTCCGATACCCTCACATGGAGCAGTATCTCGACGGAACATGGAAGTTTGGAGCGTCAAAACTGGTAAAACATCACGACGGCACATACTACTTCCACCTCTGTTGCGAGAGGGAGACAGAAACCCGCGAGGTCACGAAGTCTTCGACTTTCATGGGTGTGGATATCGGCCAGAACTTCCTTGCCGTTGCATCGACGACCGACAGGAAATGTCGGTTCTTCTGTGGCGGGAAAGCAAAGGATCTCCGAAACATCTATTCTACCATGCGGAAACGGTTACAGTCTAAGGGCACCCGGTCGGCAAAGAGGATGCTGAAGCATCTTTCTGGCCGGGAGAGACGGCTGATGACTGATATGAACCACCGCGTCTCGAAGGAGATCGTTTCTTTTGCCGTTCAGAACAACGTGGATGTGATCGGGCTGGAGGATCTCTCCGGGATCAGAGATCGGACACAGACCTCGAAGAAGCAGCGATACACCCATCATTCCTGGGCGTTCTTTGAACTCCAGACGTTCATCGAGTACAAGGCACGAGAGAAGGGTATATCGACGATCTATCTCGATCCGGCCTATACCTCGCAGACCTGTCCCCGGTGCAACCATATCAGCAAGAACAATCGGAATGGAAGGTCGTTTGTCTGCGAATGTTGTGGGCATTCGCTTCATGCCGATCTGATCGGTGCTCAAAACATCGAATCCAGAGCACGCACCTATAGGTATACCTTAGAGGTGCAGGGGTGCGGTCAGCCACCCATACGAGAACTATCGATAAGATAG
- a CDS encoding MFS transporter: MKSPFNVTDPRYHLCALVVLSAVVVTVMFTEAMLTPALPLIQEEFGISGVWTSLILTAVLLVGAIITPVIGKCGDIFGKKRMMLICIAIYAAGVVASGWATDIGSLLLFRALQGTGLGMFPLCYALIREQFPPERVPVAVGTIAAMFGAGTLLGIFVGSWIVGLYGWRMTFHLVAPAVFILLALTAIVIIPSPPRAGAPIDRAGMAAFTLTLLSFVLALTMGGTAGWSSPGILLLLLMTAVFGALFVRVEAVAEEPMLDLSMVQKLPVLIALVIGLIVVMATFMLIQTLPYLIESPTGLGLPALAVGLILMPGSVADMISGPATGAMIGRWGVRPAMVLGSALLLVGALLYLFASPSVAVLVIAGVLFNAGMSVTLTGNTIIVIRAADAADTGAWTAVYHTSQNIGGMTGPVIAGAFLTSFAVNVPGWTAAMPSTEAFHLVFAAISVLSLATLLLSLRVRDSEI, translated from the coding sequence GTGAAATCCCCCTTCAATGTAACAGACCCACGCTACCACCTCTGCGCCCTCGTCGTCCTGAGCGCCGTCGTCGTCACCGTCATGTTCACCGAGGCAATGCTCACGCCGGCCCTCCCCCTGATCCAGGAGGAATTCGGGATCTCGGGCGTCTGGACCTCCCTGATCCTCACGGCCGTCCTCCTCGTCGGGGCGATCATCACGCCGGTCATCGGTAAATGCGGCGACATCTTCGGGAAGAAACGGATGATGCTCATCTGCATCGCCATCTACGCCGCCGGCGTCGTCGCCAGCGGGTGGGCCACCGACATCGGAAGCCTCCTCCTCTTCCGGGCCCTCCAGGGCACCGGCCTCGGGATGTTTCCCCTCTGTTATGCCCTGATCAGGGAGCAGTTCCCGCCCGAGCGGGTGCCGGTCGCCGTCGGGACGATCGCCGCCATGTTCGGGGCCGGGACCCTCCTCGGGATCTTTGTCGGATCCTGGATCGTCGGGCTGTATGGCTGGCGGATGACCTTCCACCTCGTCGCACCGGCCGTATTCATCCTCCTGGCGCTGACGGCGATCGTGATCATCCCCTCCCCGCCCAGGGCAGGCGCACCGATCGACCGTGCCGGGATGGCGGCCTTCACGCTCACCCTCCTCTCCTTCGTCCTCGCCCTCACCATGGGAGGGACTGCGGGATGGTCGTCACCGGGCATTCTGCTCCTCCTCCTCATGACGGCCGTGTTCGGCGCACTCTTCGTACGGGTCGAGGCCGTGGCCGAGGAGCCGATGCTCGACCTCTCCATGGTGCAAAAACTTCCGGTGCTCATCGCCCTCGTGATCGGGCTCATCGTCGTCATGGCGACCTTCATGCTCATCCAGACCCTCCCCTACCTGATCGAGAGCCCGACCGGCCTCGGCCTCCCGGCACTGGCTGTCGGGCTGATCCTGATGCCGGGCTCGGTCGCCGATATGATCTCGGGCCCTGCGACCGGGGCGATGATCGGCAGGTGGGGGGTGCGCCCGGCGATGGTCCTGGGATCGGCCCTCCTTCTCGTCGGCGCCCTCCTCTATCTCTTCGCCAGCCCATCGGTTGCAGTCCTGGTGATTGCCGGAGTCCTCTTCAACGCCGGCATGTCGGTCACCCTCACCGGCAACACGATCATCGTCATCAGGGCGGCGGATGCAGCCGATACCGGGGCGTGGACAGCGGTCTACCACACCTCGCAGAACATCGGCGGAATGACCGGGCCGGTGATCGCCGGCGCATTCCTCACCAGTTTTGCGGTGAATGTGCCCGGGTGGACGGCGGCGATGCCCTCGACGGAGGCGTTCCACCTCGTGTTCGCGGCGATCTCGGTCCTATCTCTCGCCACGCTCCTCCTCTCCCTGCGGGTGAGGGACAGCGAGATCTGA